The Prochlorococcus marinus CUG1417 genome includes the window TACATCAAATTTGAATTTATATATTTTTGAAAGTCTTTCTGCAGAATCAGTAATATGTTTTCCCTTATTGCCATATCTCCTTTTATTTGGATTTATATCGATAGTATAAACATCAAATAATAATTGATCGTAATAATGTTTTGTGTAAATATCAACCCCAATAAAAAGTAATTTTCTAGAAGAATTTAGATAATCAAAAATAAATTTCTCAAGAAAAAATCTATCCTTGGTTTTCTTTGGGAACCTAAATCCAAATATAACTAAAAATTCTTGTATATATCTTTTAATTTTTCTGAATTTTTTTTGAAAATTAATCACAGAATTTTTTTTTTCATTTTTATATTACCTTAATTAAGGTTTAATTTATAGATAAATGTAATCTATGAATAATTAAAAAAAAAATTAAGTAAAGCAAAAACTTTATTTTCTAGAAATTCTATAGTAAAAATTTTTTCTTAATTTGCAATTATAAATAAATATTTATTTTTGGTCCTTATGATAAAAAAAGTAAAAAATATAAAATTTTTCAAATTAAGATTTTCAAAATATTACAGTAGACTTAAATAATAAATTAATTTTAGAAATTTTTTTATTAGATTATTTTTTTTGTTAGTAATCAATCTCTAGTTAAATTTTTTGCCTTAAAAATGTATATTATTAATTCTCTGAAAAAACCAATTAACGATGCAGAGATGATAAAAGGTAGCAATAAGAAATTGAAGCTTATTGCTTTAAAAATGTAAAGAAAATGAACATTAATCCTTCTAAGTAAAGTTCTTAATTTGTCTTTGATACCTCGAGATAGAGCATTCTTATAAAATTTTGATGTATAGTTGTGGCAAATCCAAGTCGCATTATTACTGAAACTTATTCTCCCTAAAAGAATAATATCAAAAAGTATTAAATAACAAAAGTTCGAAATTATTGATCGATTGGGAGGGAAATAACCTGTAAATCGACATTGTCTTAATTTATCAATACGATGTAATCCATAAAAAGCACTATCATCATCAGCAAAGATAACAAAATATAACAAACGAAGAATAATATTTTTCATATCTGGACGGACTTGTTTCCTAAAAAAACCCTCATTTGGATTGAGCATATCCTTCCACCTTCCCATAGCAGTAACGGTACTTAGATCAGAATCTAATAATTGAACTAGCTCTTGAAGATAATTTGGAGAAATCTCATCGTCATCAGAAAGCCACATAAAGTATTCTGTATTGGCAACCGATAAAACAAACTTGAAATTATTAAGAGATCCAATATTTTTCTCCTGAGAGATAAGAAAGACTTCAGGAAGATGATGCGAATAATCTTTTATAGCTTGATGAGTATTTTTATCAAATCCAGCGTTATCAGATACAACTAAGACAAAATTACGATAAGTCTGAGAAGCTACAGAAGCCAATGCACGTCTTATAAGATGAGGACGGGCAAAAGTTGGCATTCCAATAGTAACCCGGGGAGTTACATCTTCATTTTTTTTATAAAAAGATATTTGGTCTTTTGCTATAGGGAGTTGAGTGTTCCAATTTAAATCCATTCTTGAGAATTCTAATACTTATTTATAAGATTAAAAATTACTTTTTCCATATGATTAACAGATTTTATTTTTTGGAAAATAGGTTTAAAAGAATTTGAGCTTACAATGAATTCATTTGAATAATTTGGCATATTTGAGAGAATTTTTAACTCTATAGGTTTATCTTTATTATTATTCCAAATTTTGTAAACTAATCTAGCAATATCTAATATTGTTGGATGCCAAGCAGAAACAACATTTATTACATTAAATCCTTTTGGGAATTGATCTAATATCCTTTCTGTAAATTGAGAAACTTCATATAAAGAAACAAAGTTTCTACGTTGCAAACCTGATGAACGTATTGTTAGAGAACCTTTATTTAATGCCTCAGAAATAAAACACATGGGCACTAGCGTCGAACGAGAAACTGTAGATACGCATGGGACACCGTACACATTAGATGGTCGAAGAACCACAATATCTATTCCATGAAGCTTAGCGGCTAATCTACAGATTTCTTCACCAAGATAATGATTTAGTCCATAGGTGCTCTCACAGTTTATTGGAGATAACTCATTAACAACTCCTGTAAGTTCAGTACCGTAAACTTGAAGAGTTGAAAGAAAGATAATACGTTTTATACCATAACGAATAGCCTCTTCTATTAAACGAAATGTCCCGAAAACTGCAAGGGGCATCCCTCCATCAGCTTCACGAGACTGAATATCATTTGGAGTTGCGCAGTGAATAAGAGTTTTAACTCCATAAAACACTTCATTCTTTGATTCTATATCTTTTATTACATCAAAACGAGTAACAGGTAGGCCAAATTCATTAGTCAATTTATCTATAGACCGCCTCGAGGTTGGTCTAACCAACCTTCCTGACTCAACTAGACTTCTTACAATTGAGCTTCCAATAAAACCTGAAGATCCAGTTACGAGAATATGATCATTATTAATATTATTCATTTTAAGAAATTAATAAAGAAATAAGCAACATTCATATAAATAAAATCAATGATAATATTAAAAAATTTTCATAATACATTATCCCATAATTTAAATACTCTTAGATCTGAGTAATTACTTATAATTGTTTTTCTTGCTTCAGTTCCCACTTTTTCTAATATTATCCTTTCTTTATTCAAGTTAATAAGAACATCAATAATTTGTCGTGGATCTAATTTAGTAAGAAGTATTCCATTTTTATTATTTGTTATTATTTCGCCAGAAGTATAATAACTACTTACAACACATTTACCACAAGCCATACCTTCTAGAACAACATTAGACATTCCTTCATATCTAGAAGTATGCAAAATAATATCTGACTTAAGAATAGTTTGAATAGGTTCCGAACTCTTTTTTTTTAAAGATACCCAATTTCTTAGGGATAAATTATTTATTGAATCTTTCACATAATCATATAAATTACCACTACCTACTATTTCAACTAGAAATGGCAAATTTTTATATTCTTCAGATATTATTTTTAATACCTCTATCAAAATATCAAGTCCCTTTTGATATTCGAGCCTACCTATGAATAATAATTTTAATGGCTTACTATAATTAAAAAATAAAGGGTAATTAATAAGTTCTAAATCCACAGAATTTGGGATAATATTAATTTTATTTTTGGGTACGTATTTCTGAAATATCTTTGCAATTTCATTAGATTGAACTACTAATCTTGACAAATTTCTATAAAGCATAAAGCGAGCAAATCTCCAATGTATGGATAAATTTACTTTTTCTGGGTTTATCCTTTCGGAGGCGACATGTAGAATCCCTAAATTTAAGGAAGAAATAATAGTTAAAATTATAGGGACAGTAAGAAAGGAAATATATTTAGATTCCTTATTTGCATAAATATATTTCCTTAACTGTATAATTAACCAAAATGGATTTAATATTTTAGAGATAAAATTTTCAGAATTAAATCTATTAAGTTCTGTAATTCTTGTTTTTCTAGGAATATTGAACCTTTTAAAAACTTTTGCTTTACTAAGTAATACTATATTAGTTTTATAACCTTTTTTTTCATAATATCTTATTAATTTTATAATAACTTTTTCTGTACCACCACAACCTAGATTTTCGCCAACTATTGTTATTGATTTCATTTTTTTATTAATAATAAATCTTATAAAAAATTCAATTCTTATATTATAACGTTAAGTAAGATTACCTTTATATAAGATTTTTTTCTAGTTCTTATTAAATGTATACGATATAGTCAAAATTATAAATCTCAAACAGTAAATAACTTAAATAAAAAAATGCTCTTTAGTATAATAACTCCAACCTACAATAGATCACATCTTCTCAAAAGAGTATATCTTTCCCTTGTTCCACAAAAAAGTTATATCAAAGAGTGGATCATAATAGATGATGGATCGGAAGATAATACTAAATATTTAATTGATGAATTCAAAAAAGAAAAATTATTTCCAATAATATATCAGTATCATACTAATAAAGGCATGGTTCATTCGATAAACCTAGCTTTAAAATATATTACGTCAGATTACTTTTTTAAATTAGATTCAGATGATTTTTTATTAAAAGATTCTTTAAAGGAAATAGATGAATCAATATCAATTATCAGATCAATATATTCTATTAATGAGGTCTATGCCTTTTCATTACTTTCACAGTCAATAACCAATAAAAGCCTAAATAACTATCAAAAACTAATTAAAAAAGGAAAAAGGATCTCTAAAAATATCTATTTAGCAGATTATATTTCAGCAAGATTCTCGAACTGGATTTCAGGAGATCTTCTTGATATTTTTCCCGCCAAACCAATAATCGATCACTTCAGATATCCAATTTTTACTGATGAAAACTATGCCCCTTCAGCATTTATAAGTTATTTCCTCGCAGATTATTTTAAATCAAAAGTTGCGTTCATTATAAATCCAGTTTTAGTAAAAAATTATCAGTTAGATGGAATAACAAAAACTCGCCATAAAAATAAAAAACATACTTCTTATGGTTCACCCAAAACATATTTATTAGCTAATCTATGGCTTCTAAATTTTTCAAGAAATAATTTTTATAATCATTTACTTATTCTTAAAGAAGTTACTAAGTTATCAATTATTGTAATAATAAAAAGTATTTTAAAACTTTTATTTTTAGCAACAAGAAGAATTAAAAGATGAATAAAATTTTAATTAGAAGTTTTTTTATATATTTAAATGTTCATAAGTATTAGTTTTAGAATTAATTAATTTGATATATTCATAATTGATGATGCTAAAGTAAACTAAAATTATTATAAATATGAGACATAAGGTATGCATACTTTATATCAATTGGAAGAATCCAGGTGGAGTTGAAAAATACGCAAATACTTTAAAAAAAATTCTCAGTAATAAATATGATATTAATTTAATAAAAATTGAAATTCACAATATAAATAAGAGCAATTTATTTTTAATTAACTGGTTTTACAAAATAAAATATTTTATAAAACTCCAAGAAAAACTTAAAACTTATAATTTAGTAATAAGTTTCAGTCAGTTGCCTGCCTTAGTTTCAGTTTTTTCATCTAAAAAACATATATTTTTCATGAGTGGTTCTTCCTTTAATTATAGAGAATCTAATATAATTTCCAAATTTTATTGGGCATATTTTTTACAACCAATAATTTTCTTAAAAACCTCAGCAATTGTTCCTGCTGCTCCACACTTAATACCTAAGCAAATAAAGAGATCTTATTTAGCTAAAAAAATTTATTATATAAACGGCTTAATTGATTTAAAAGAATTAATAAATAAATTCTCAAGTGAATCGAATCTTAATCTGAAGCTAAAGAAAATTGGTAAATATATTTGTTTAAGTTCAGCTATTTTGAAACATAAAGGAATAATTGAATTTATTAATATATTTAATTCATATATAAAATTTTATAATCCAAAAATTAAATTAATTATTCTTGGGAATGGACCAATTTTGAATGATTGCAAATTGATCTGTAATAAACTTTCCATATCATGGTCAACTAATTTACAAGATAGGAAAAATAAAAACACTAGTATTTTTTTTCTTGGTTATAAAAAAAATCCTTTAGAGTACATAAAAAATTCTAAAGCATTTGTTTTCCCTTCATTTGATGAAGGATTATCCAATCAATTATTAGAAGCTATCCTCTGTAATGTGCCTATTATCGCAACAAATTGTCCTGGGAATAAGTTCATAGTTGACACTATTAAAAAAATTGACTCTAAAAATAAGCCACCTATAAAATTATTACCGCCTCTAAGTTCAGAAAGTAGCCATAAGAAGTGGTTGCAGGTAATTGATAATTTTATTAATGGAAATATTATTTTTAAAAACAAACCAAGATATAAGATTATTTATAAATTTTCGTTAGAGGAAAATAGTAAAAAATGGATAAATTTAACAGAAGGTCTTTTAAAATAGTAAATACCTTTTTGAAAGGTTAATTTTCCTAAAATAGTGACTTCTAGAGATCAATATTTAGATGTTAAATTGAATTTAAAATAAAACAATAATAATTATTTCTAAATTTTAACAAGCTAGAAAATTTTTTTATTTCCAAGAATTCTGATAAAAGATTTGAATATAATTTTTTAAATAATAAAAGAAGCTCATAAGAAATTAAATAGAACTTGATAATTATCTTTTCGAAAGATGAATTTTTAAATATTAATTAATTACTTTCTGAAAATATAACAGAGGATTTTTTTCCAATTGAATTATATTTATTCAATTTTTTATCTAACTCATTTTTATTTGAAGCAAAAGAAGTGAAATTTATTTGAAACATTAATCTATTTGAACCTGGGACTCCTTTATGCAACATATTACCAGCATCAAAAATAAATGTTGAACCTATTTCACCATATAATTTAACTGTTCCTTTTTCTTTCTCCTCATTTTTTGCATAAGACATAAATTTTTTTTGCATTCTTAATTTATAAAATTCAGCTTGGGGTCTAAAATTTTTATTTGTTTTAGGTATTAATTCAGTACAAGTGGAATTATAATTTGTTTTGTTTAGAAGCATAGTAAATCCTAATTGATGCATTCCAAAGTCGATGTGATAGTAATTAGAAGGATGTTTTTTATATTTAAGATCTTTAATATCAGACAATAGCATTGGTCCATTTCTTATCCAAAATCTAGAGTGTCCAAGATAACACTCTATTAACCATTCTAATTTTTCCCAATATTTTTTTTTCTGTAAAATCTTTGAATTAGAATTAATTCTCCTTTCTTCAATACCATATAAATTTGAATTTATTTTTATCTCATCACTAAAAGTCATATAAGGGAATTCCGATTTTGAAAGCATTTTAAACTTTTTAAGATCATTTATTTTTGTAAGTAATTTATATTCAGATTCAGAAAGTAAAGATGGTAATTTCACATATCCATTATCTCTCAGATTCAAATAAGCTTGAAGCCATTCTTCGCTAGGTGGATTTTTAATTAATTTCCTTTTTAAAATAGGTGCGAGTATAAATCTCAGATGAAAATAAATCTTTATGGCAAGCAAAAATAGATACCTTATTAAAAAAATCAATATGCGTATAAATTTAAACATCTTATTCTATAGATTCTTGTTTTTTTAAATCAATTTTAATTGAAATCAAAAAAAAATAAAAAAATTTAATGGTTAATTATTTAATTGTAAAAATAAATATGTTATTTGGAAAGCCATAATTTATGAGCATCTTTTACGGTTAAAAAATTAGCTCCATTATCTTTTAGTTTATACAAAAATTCAAATGCCTTTGACCTGCTATATATATCCCATCTTTCTAAAATATTGCCCACATTAATATCAAATAAATCGTAATTGAAATGGGTATAAGGAAAAAAATATGAATTATTTGAGGCTCTGGAAATTTGATTAGATAGCATAGAAGCTTTATGCCTTTTAAATCTATTTAATCCGTCTTTTATATAAAAAAAATCTTCTAAAAGATAATTTTCTTTATTTTGATCAAGATAGTCATGCTCAGCCCAAACAGCCTTAATATTTTCTCTTAATATATCAAGAATATAATAATCACTAGAAATATTCTTTCCTTCAAATGCTAATGTTTCTTTTTTACACATCCCATCAATATGATGATTTTTTAAGCCCCCATGTTCAACATAAGTGTATGGCATTTCACCTGTATATTCCCTAAATAATTTTAAACCTTTTTCGAATATTATTCTTTTATTAGATATTTGGGAAAAACCATGATAAGCAATTTCCAATCCATACTTATCTCGCATATTCAATAAGAATTCTCTAAATTCCTTATTATCTAATGCAGTAGTTTCATTTTTATAACAATGCTTGGCTAAGGGACTTTTATCATCCTCTAAACATAAAAAAGTAGCTACCGTTATCTTAATCCCATTAGAACAAAGAGGTTGGATAATTGATTTATGTCTTTTTAATGTTGCATGATCACAATCACTGGTTAAAACAATATTTAAATTATTAACATCTAAATTTTTAATAAAGGAATCTATATTTTTATTATTTCTTATATATTGAAAACATTTTTTTAAATGAAATTTTAATTTACTTATCATTATATTTTTTAAATTAAATTAATTATTTCCATGATAATCTATGGCATAATCAAATAAATTTTTTAAATCTTGGTTATGAGATACTAATAATAAAGTCATGTTACTTTGACCTATAAGATATTTAAGTATTTGAAGTTCTGTCTCTTGATCTAATGCAGATGTCGCTTCATCGAGTAATAATAATTGCGGTTTAAATAAAATTGCTCTTGCTATAGCTATTCTTTGTTTTTCTCCACCACTCAAGGTAGAACCTTGCTCTCCTAAATTGCAACTTACAGATAGTAATCTTTTAATAACTTTATCGTTGAAATTAAGTTCTTTTAATAATTTTAATATTTTATTATCTGATATTTCTTGATTTGGGTGCACTAAATTACCTTTAATGGATGAATTAAATATTCCACAATTCTGAGGTAAATAAAATTTACTTTGATCCATAGTTTTAGGGATTTCTACATTTAAATTGGTCTGCAAACCAAATATATTTTCTAAAAGATTTGTTTTACCAGCTCCCGAAGGTCCATAAATCAAAACCTTATCTCTTCTATTAATTATTATATTATTGAAATTTGAATTATTTTCATTTGAGATTATCAGACTTTTCTTTAAAGAAATTCTTCTTTTTAATTTAATTTGTGAATTAAATTTTAAATAATCTTGCTTTAACTTAAAGTATAATTTGACGATCTTATCGTAACTTTTTTGAACAGATGCCAATTGATTTACAGAAGCGAAGTATTGTTGTGAAGCAGGTAACAATCTTTGTCCTGCAAAAGCAAAAATTAAAATTTGTGCAAAAAATTTAGAATCTAATTTTGAAGTATCAATAAATAAAAAAGATATTATTATTATTGCTAATGCCTCCAAACCATACTTTGGAATATATTGGAAAACATATTGTAGAGATCTATTTTGTCTCAGTTTTATATCAACATTTCTATGCATATTAGTAAAATAATTCTCTCTTTTTGTAGTCTTTACTTCTCTTATGCGTTCTATACTTTCTTTGATTAATCCATAAAGATTTTCCTCAAGATTAGTATTAATTTCACCCTTATCTGACGTAATTCTAGATAGCGGATATCCAACAATTAAATAATAAAAAGATAATACTATTACTGCATAAATAGTAATCTGGAAATTTTCTATAATTAATGTTATCCCTATTCCAATAAAAGCTATCGAATTTGAAATAATATTAGTAAAACAATCTAAAGCGTCATTTAACTTATCTAACTGGAGTGTCATATAGTTTATGATTGAAGAGGTTTTATTTTTAGTGAGATCTGCAGGATTTTGTAAAAGTATAAATTTATATATATCCTTACTAATTTGAGTAGTTAACAAAGCAATAAATTTTTTCTGATAAAAAATTGAATATATTCTCAAAAAACTTATTAATAAAACAAGACTACTAAATAAAAGAAAGAAATTAGTTGAAAGTTTATTTGCTTCTCCTGAAAAATCTAATTTATCTATTAGATATGCAAAGAAATTAACAATAAAAATATCAGAAAAGCCTGCACATAAAGCTGCGATAATTGCTCCAATTATTAATTTAGGAGATGCTTGCCAAGCAAAATAAAATCTATAGGAAATTTTATTCAATAGTGATATGAAAGTACTCATGAATTTTTACTTTTTACAGCTTCCTATTACTATTCTGATATATAAATAACTTATGCTCAAGCATGAAGAATTATTAGGGACAGAATTTTTCAATTTCTTAACTAAAGAAATATTTTTTAATATGTTCAAAAATCCTTTGACTTGCTTTACCATCCCCAAATGGATTTATCCGATTAGAGATTGATTGATATTTTTCTTTATTATTTAATAATTGATCAGCTTCTTCAACTATTGAAGATTTATTAGTTCCTATCAATTTAGCAACTCCAGCATTTATAGCTTCTAGCCTTTCAGTTGTATCTCTTAAAATTAAAACAGGTTTCCCAAAAGTGGGGGCCTCTTCTTGAATTCCACCAGAATCAGACATTATAAAATAACAATTTTTCATAATATGAATTAAGTCAGTATATTTAAGGGGGTTAAGCAATAACACTTTTTTATTATTTGAAAACTTTTTAATTATTGGATCACTTACTTTTTTATTAGGATGCATAATAATAATAAAAAAGCAGCTGGGGTTCTTCTCTAATATCTCTTCGAAACCTTGAATTATATTATTAAGGTTAATTCCCCAGTTTTCCCTTCTATGTATAGTCGATAATACAACTTTTTTATTATTAAAATCAATTTTTTCTAGCACTTCCGATTGTAAGCCTTTAGAGAATTTTAGTAGAGAATCTATAACTGTATTACCGGTAACAAAGATATTTCCATCTACATTTTCTTTTATTAAATTATCTTTTGAGATTTTTGTTGGTGCGAAATGCAAATTTGATATTTGACTAATTAATCTTCTA containing:
- a CDS encoding ATP-binding cassette domain-containing protein: MSTFISLLNKISYRFYFAWQASPKLIIGAIIAALCAGFSDIFIVNFFAYLIDKLDFSGEANKLSTNFFLLFSSLVLLISFLRIYSIFYQKKFIALLTTQISKDIYKFILLQNPADLTKNKTSSIINYMTLQLDKLNDALDCFTNIISNSIAFIGIGITLIIENFQITIYAVIVLSFYYLIVGYPLSRITSDKGEINTNLEENLYGLIKESIERIREVKTTKRENYFTNMHRNVDIKLRQNRSLQYVFQYIPKYGLEALAIIIISFLFIDTSKLDSKFFAQILIFAFAGQRLLPASQQYFASVNQLASVQKSYDKIVKLYFKLKQDYLKFNSQIKLKRRISLKKSLIISNENNSNFNNIIINRRDKVLIYGPSGAGKTNLLENIFGLQTNLNVEIPKTMDQSKFYLPQNCGIFNSSIKGNLVHPNQEISDNKILKLLKELNFNDKVIKRLLSVSCNLGEQGSTLSGGEKQRIAIARAILFKPQLLLLDEATSALDQETELQILKYLIGQSNMTLLLVSHNQDLKNLFDYAIDYHGNN
- a CDS encoding glycosyltransferase family 2 protein, which translates into the protein MDLNWNTQLPIAKDQISFYKKNEDVTPRVTIGMPTFARPHLIRRALASVASQTYRNFVLVVSDNAGFDKNTHQAIKDYSHHLPEVFLISQEKNIGSLNNFKFVLSVANTEYFMWLSDDDEISPNYLQELVQLLDSDLSTVTAMGRWKDMLNPNEGFFRKQVRPDMKNIILRLLYFVIFADDDSAFYGLHRIDKLRQCRFTGYFPPNRSIISNFCYLILFDIILLGRISFSNNATWICHNYTSKFYKNALSRGIKDKLRTLLRRINVHFLYIFKAISFNFLLLPFIISASLIGFFRELIIYIFKAKNLTRD
- a CDS encoding glycosyltransferase, with the translated sequence MKSITIVGENLGCGGTEKVIIKLIRYYEKKGYKTNIVLLSKAKVFKRFNIPRKTRITELNRFNSENFISKILNPFWLIIQLRKYIYANKESKYISFLTVPIILTIISSLNLGILHVASERINPEKVNLSIHWRFARFMLYRNLSRLVVQSNEIAKIFQKYVPKNKINIIPNSVDLELINYPLFFNYSKPLKLLFIGRLEYQKGLDILIEVLKIISEEYKNLPFLVEIVGSGNLYDYVKDSINNLSLRNWVSLKKKSSEPIQTILKSDIILHTSRYEGMSNVVLEGMACGKCVVSSYYTSGEIITNNKNGILLTKLDPRQIIDVLINLNKERIILEKVGTEARKTIISNYSDLRVFKLWDNVL
- a CDS encoding NAD-dependent epimerase/dehydratase family protein, encoding MNNINNDHILVTGSSGFIGSSIVRSLVESGRLVRPTSRRSIDKLTNEFGLPVTRFDVIKDIESKNEVFYGVKTLIHCATPNDIQSREADGGMPLAVFGTFRLIEEAIRYGIKRIIFLSTLQVYGTELTGVVNELSPINCESTYGLNHYLGEEICRLAAKLHGIDIVVLRPSNVYGVPCVSTVSRSTLVPMCFISEALNKGSLTIRSSGLQRRNFVSLYEVSQFTERILDQFPKGFNVINVVSAWHPTILDIARLVYKIWNNNKDKPIELKILSNMPNYSNEFIVSSNSFKPIFQKIKSVNHMEKVIFNLINKY
- a CDS encoding glycosyltransferase family A protein — protein: MLFSIITPTYNRSHLLKRVYLSLVPQKSYIKEWIIIDDGSEDNTKYLIDEFKKEKLFPIIYQYHTNKGMVHSINLALKYITSDYFFKLDSDDFLLKDSLKEIDESISIIRSIYSINEVYAFSLLSQSITNKSLNNYQKLIKKGKRISKNIYLADYISARFSNWISGDLLDIFPAKPIIDHFRYPIFTDENYAPSAFISYFLADYFKSKVAFIINPVLVKNYQLDGITKTRHKNKKHTSYGSPKTYLLANLWLLNFSRNNFYNHLLILKEVTKLSIIVIIKSILKLLFLATRRIKR
- the wecB gene encoding non-hydrolyzing UDP-N-acetylglucosamine 2-epimerase, which gives rise to MLKNKNSVKKITFIIGTRPEAIKLAPVIEKFIDCKYFYTRVILTGQHIDLVKDVLNLFSIKYDKNLKVMNKGNSLSEITSLIINSLSKEFDNFRPNLVIVQGDTNSAFSAALSAFYKKIKIGHIEAGLRTNDIYNPFPEEVNRRLISQISNLHFAPTKISKDNLIKENVDGNIFVTGNTVIDSLLKFSKGLQSEVLEKIDFNNKKVVLSTIHRRENWGINLNNIIQGFEEILEKNPSCFFIIIMHPNKKVSDPIIKKFSNNKKVLLLNPLKYTDLIHIMKNCYFIMSDSGGIQEEAPTFGKPVLILRDTTERLEAINAGVAKLIGTNKSSIVEEADQLLNNKEKYQSISNRINPFGDGKASQRIFEHIKKYFFS
- a CDS encoding glycosyltransferase yields the protein MRHKVCILYINWKNPGGVEKYANTLKKILSNKYDINLIKIEIHNINKSNLFLINWFYKIKYFIKLQEKLKTYNLVISFSQLPALVSVFSSKKHIFFMSGSSFNYRESNIISKFYWAYFLQPIIFLKTSAIVPAAPHLIPKQIKRSYLAKKIYYINGLIDLKELINKFSSESNLNLKLKKIGKYICLSSAILKHKGIIEFINIFNSYIKFYNPKIKLIILGNGPILNDCKLICNKLSISWSTNLQDRKNKNTSIFFLGYKKNPLEYIKNSKAFVFPSFDEGLSNQLLEAILCNVPIIATNCPGNKFIVDTIKKIDSKNKPPIKLLPPLSSESSHKKWLQVIDNFINGNIIFKNKPRYKIIYKFSLEENSKKWINLTEGLLK
- a CDS encoding class I SAM-dependent methyltransferase, translating into MINFQKKFRKIKRYIQEFLVIFGFRFPKKTKDRFFLEKFIFDYLNSSRKLLFIGVDIYTKHYYDQLLFDVYTIDINPNKRRYGNKGKHITDSAERLSKIYKFKFDVVIANGLIGFGVDKLSQFKKVLNEIYSILNENGILILGFNDTSELLLFDMPKNNFYDKFSEFIPNNEMLNKSRMMVDNINKHTFIFLKKI